In Nitrospirota bacterium, a single window of DNA contains:
- the cbiB gene encoding adenosylcobinamide-phosphate synthase CbiB produces the protein MITPIQTLIAYLLDIAFGDPRWLPHPVVCIGRGIGVLEKMLRSYAKNALPEKIGGAIIAVVVIAGTYILSTIFITVSYRISDISGTVVTIFLAYTTLATRSLGDVAYKIIYSLKERSISEARKNLSMIVGRDTESLEEKEILRASVESIAENTSDGIVAPLLYLAVGGVPAAMAYKAVNTLDSMLGYKNERYINIGWASARIDDIVNFIPARITGVLIAASVFVLSLIRRLKPASTSFSRFSLPTSHFSLKIMLSDGRKHPSPNAGIPEAAMAGALGVRLGGEASYSGIKDFKPYIGEGMNTLDASKVEDAVRIMYTSSLLMLLFTLSVQILKGLFI, from the coding sequence ATGATAACCCCAATACAAACCCTGATTGCTTATCTACTTGATATTGCCTTTGGCGACCCTCGATGGCTACCCCATCCAGTAGTATGTATCGGAAGGGGAATTGGTGTCTTAGAGAAGATGCTCCGTTCCTATGCAAAAAATGCTTTACCAGAGAAAATTGGAGGCGCCATTATAGCAGTAGTTGTTATCGCCGGGACATATATCTTATCTACTATTTTCATAACCGTATCCTACCGTATCTCAGATATATCGGGGACCGTGGTCACTATATTTTTAGCCTACACCACCCTTGCAACCCGTTCGCTGGGTGATGTCGCATATAAAATCATATATTCTTTGAAAGAGAGGTCAATCAGTGAAGCGAGAAAGAATCTCTCGATGATAGTTGGAAGGGATACAGAGTCGCTTGAAGAAAAAGAGATACTCAGGGCTTCTGTAGAAAGCATTGCAGAGAATACATCTGATGGCATTGTTGCCCCTCTTCTTTATTTAGCAGTAGGTGGTGTGCCAGCCGCCATGGCATATAAAGCAGTTAATACCCTCGATTCTATGTTAGGCTACAAAAATGAGCGGTATATCAATATTGGCTGGGCATCTGCAAGGATTGATGATATAGTTAATTTCATACCTGCAAGGATAACAGGGGTCTTAATAGCTGCATCAGTTTTTGTTCTTTCACTAATTCGCAGGCTAAAGCCTGCGTCTACATCATTTTCTCGCTTCTCACTTCCCACTTCTCACTTCTCACTTAAGATAATGCTCAGTGATGGAAGAAAACATCCGAGTCCGAATGCTGGCATACCTGAGGCAGCAATGGCAGGGGCACTTGGAGTTAGACTTGGTGGAGAGGCATCTTATTCAGGTATAAAGGATTTTAAACCTTACATAGGTGAGGGTATGAATACGCTGGACGCCTCCAAGGTTGAAGATGCGGTGCGGATTATGTATACTTCATCTCTGCTGATGTTATTATTTACACTATCAGTGCAAATATTGAAAGGTTTATTTATATGA
- a CDS encoding DUF512 domain-containing protein: MTGTEITHVHPSSIASKVNIQQGDILISINGKRVRDAIDYRFYCSDEILKLKILKSSGEMHEIRIEKNLDEDIGIELKPFNIKLCRNKCIFCFVSQLPYGMRKNLYIKDEDYRLSFLHGNYITLTNLSDSDKKRIVEQRLSPLYISVHSTDLEIRRFMLGNRKIYSIIKEIRYFSSNKIKMHCQIVVCPGINDENVLIKTVEDLAKFYPYVSSIAVVPLGLTKYRRSDVLRALTDAEARKIIGLLQHFRKRYKRKYGDNIVYPSDELYIKAGIEFPPLKEYGELPQLQNGVGMGQLFQSEMRTALLNFPKRYSKRKEYVTFTGIAFTPYLTRAINRLREQYGIKIKLFTIKNNFFGDTVTVTGLITGSDLLMALKDTPLGDVLLVPSVTLKDDTDIFLDDITLSDLEKELGIEVKKINADARGLINAVTGRT, translated from the coding sequence ATGACTGGAACTGAAATTACCCACGTACATCCTTCGAGCATTGCTTCTAAGGTCAATATACAGCAAGGAGATATTTTAATATCAATCAACGGAAAAAGGGTAAGGGATGCCATTGATTACAGATTCTATTGTTCTGATGAGATATTAAAACTAAAGATCCTTAAATCCTCAGGTGAGATGCATGAGATAAGAATCGAAAAAAATTTAGATGAGGATATCGGTATTGAACTCAAACCATTTAATATAAAGTTATGCAGAAATAAATGTATATTCTGTTTTGTCTCACAGTTACCATATGGCATGAGGAAAAATCTCTACATAAAAGATGAAGACTACAGACTTTCATTTTTACACGGTAACTACATAACACTTACAAATCTTTCAGACTCTGACAAGAAAAGAATCGTAGAGCAGAGACTCAGTCCACTTTATATATCTGTCCACTCAACTGACCTAGAGATAAGACGATTTATGCTCGGGAACAGGAAAATATACTCTATAATAAAGGAAATCAGGTATTTCTCATCAAATAAGATAAAGATGCACTGTCAGATAGTCGTCTGTCCTGGAATAAATGACGAAAATGTATTAATTAAAACAGTCGAAGACCTTGCAAAATTTTATCCTTATGTATCATCAATAGCAGTTGTGCCCCTTGGTCTGACAAAATATAGAAGGTCTGATGTATTGAGGGCATTAACTGATGCAGAGGCACGGAAAATAATAGGTTTGCTACAACACTTCAGGAAGCGGTATAAAAGAAAATATGGCGACAATATCGTATATCCATCTGATGAATTATATATAAAAGCAGGCATTGAATTTCCACCACTCAAGGAGTATGGTGAGTTGCCACAACTTCAAAATGGTGTAGGCATGGGTCAACTGTTTCAATCAGAGATGAGGACTGCATTATTGAATTTCCCTAAAAGATACAGCAAACGCAAAGAGTATGTCACATTTACTGGTATAGCCTTCACACCCTATCTTACAAGAGCAATCAATAGGCTCAGAGAACAGTATGGAATAAAGATCAAACTCTTTACCATTAAGAATAATTTCTTTGGAGATACTGTAACGGTTACAGGTCTTATTACAGGAAGTGATCTATTAATGGCTCTTAAAGATACACCTCTTGGAGATGTGCTTCTCGTTCCATCAGTAACATTGAAGGATGACACTGACATATTTCTTGACGATATTACTCTAAGCGATCTTGAAAAGGAACTTGGCATTGAGGTAAAAAAGATAAACGCTGATGCCCGTGGTCTGATAAATGCAGTCACAGGAAGGACATGA
- a CDS encoding ABC transporter permease yields MAGFLTRRLLTMIPLIIGITLITFIVIHLAPGGPAEVETEMSLKASAQARENLKKLYGLDKPLHVQYLDWLKRFVYFDFGTSFVDGRPVVKKIMERIPITITINLLSMLLIFIVAVPIGVLSATKQYSLFDKITTVFVFIGFATPTFWLALLLMILFGVKLGWLPISGIQSLNVSGMSALELLFDRAQHLILPVFIAAFGGIAGFSRYTRSNMLEVIRQDYIRTAKAKGLSERDVVYKHALRNALMPIVTILGLSVPGLIGGSVIFETIFAIPGMGQLFYASTMARDYPTIMGILVIGAFLTLIGNLLADIAYAVVDPRVKLK; encoded by the coding sequence ATGGCTGGTTTTCTCACAAGACGATTATTGACGATGATTCCCCTGATTATCGGTATCACATTAATCACATTTATTGTTATTCATCTTGCACCCGGTGGACCAGCAGAGGTAGAAACAGAGATGAGCCTTAAGGCATCTGCACAGGCGAGGGAAAACCTTAAGAAACTCTACGGTCTTGATAAGCCATTACATGTCCAGTATCTTGATTGGCTAAAAAGATTTGTATACTTTGATTTTGGCACTTCCTTTGTTGATGGAAGGCCTGTTGTAAAGAAGATAATGGAGCGTATTCCTATAACCATAACTATAAACCTGCTCTCCATGTTACTCATTTTTATTGTTGCTGTGCCGATTGGTGTCCTTTCAGCAACAAAACAGTATTCCCTCTTTGATAAAATAACCACTGTATTTGTATTTATTGGATTTGCCACTCCGACATTCTGGCTTGCACTCCTGCTTATGATACTCTTCGGGGTTAAACTTGGATGGCTGCCGATATCAGGGATTCAGAGCCTTAATGTCTCTGGCATGTCTGCCCTCGAGTTACTTTTCGACAGGGCACAACACCTTATTCTGCCCGTCTTTATTGCTGCTTTTGGTGGAATTGCTGGCTTTTCACGGTACACAAGGTCAAATATGCTTGAGGTAATCAGGCAGGACTATATAAGAACAGCGAAAGCAAAAGGGCTATCTGAAAGAGATGTTGTATATAAACATGCCCTGAGAAACGCCCTCATGCCGATAGTAACGATACTCGGACTCTCTGTCCCGGGGCTGATTGGTGGAAGCGTGATATTTGAGACAATATTTGCAATACCGGGAATGGGTCAGCTCTTTTACGCATCAACAATGGCAAGGGATTATCCAACCATAATGGGGATACTCGTTATAGGTGCGTTTCTCACATTGATAGGAAACCTCCTTGCAGACATAGCGTATGCAGTTGTAGATCCAAGGGTGAAATTAAAATAG
- the aroE gene encoding shikimate dehydrogenase produces MQITGKTKIVGIFGYPIEHTFSPPMHNAAFNALGIDYCYIPFSVKPGTLATAVSSIRALNLKGVNITIPHKEKVIPYLDELDKEAEIAGAVNTIVNRDGKLIGYNTDGRGFFNSMKESGVTLDDKRIMVLGAGGAARAITLTAVAKNPKQLTIANRTQEKSVILAQQVMDVYQCTDVGAISLEDIESLYNFDILINATSLGMKEDDPFPVDPDLIHNRLTVCDIVPKVTPLSIEARKKGAKVVDGFGMLLHQGALSFELWTGLTPPLEVMRDALQSKVPQKVI; encoded by the coding sequence ATGCAAATAACAGGTAAAACGAAGATTGTAGGAATATTCGGTTATCCAATCGAACATACCTTCTCACCACCGATGCACAATGCTGCGTTTAATGCACTCGGGATAGATTACTGTTATATACCATTCTCTGTGAAACCGGGAACACTCGCTACTGCAGTTTCATCAATAAGAGCATTAAACCTCAAAGGGGTAAATATCACTATACCACACAAGGAAAAGGTAATACCTTATCTTGATGAACTTGATAAAGAGGCTGAAATCGCAGGTGCGGTTAATACTATTGTAAACAGAGATGGAAAACTTATTGGTTATAATACCGATGGAAGAGGATTTTTTAATTCTATGAAGGAATCAGGCGTAACCTTAGATGATAAGAGAATAATGGTTCTCGGAGCAGGTGGAGCTGCACGGGCAATTACATTAACAGCCGTCGCAAAGAATCCAAAACAGCTTACCATTGCTAACCGCACACAGGAAAAAAGCGTAATCCTCGCACAACAAGTAATGGATGTATATCAATGCACAGATGTTGGTGCAATCTCACTTGAGGATATAGAATCATTATATAATTTTGATATACTCATAAATGCAACATCTCTCGGTATGAAAGAGGATGACCCATTCCCAGTTGACCCTGATTTAATTCACAACCGATTAACAGTATGCGATATTGTTCCGAAAGTCACACCGCTATCAATAGAGGCAAGAAAGAAGGGGGCAAAAGTGGTTGATGGATTTGGTATGTTACTCCACCAGGGTGCGCTCTCATTTGAACTCTGGACAGGCCTGACTCCTCCTCTCGAAGTAATGAGGGATGCCCTCCAGTCAAAAGTACCCCAAAAAGTCATTTGA
- a CDS encoding type II toxin-antitoxin system VapB family antitoxin, translating into MRSTITIEKDILDELLKETGAKSKATAVKEAIAEYLRHKKIEKIKSMKGKLKFDLTAEELRHYER; encoded by the coding sequence ATGAGGTCAACAATAACGATCGAAAAAGATATACTCGATGAGCTCCTGAAAGAGACTGGTGCGAAGAGTAAGGCAACAGCGGTAAAAGAGGCTATAGCAGAGTATCTAAGACATAAAAAAATTGAAAAGATAAAGTCTATGAAAGGTAAGTTGAAATTTGACCTTACCGCTGAAGAACTCAGGCACTATGAACGGTAA
- the aroE gene encoding shikimate dehydrogenase (AroE; catalyzes the conversion of shikimate to 3-dehydroshikimate): MQITGKTKIVGIFGYPIEHTFSPPMHNAA; encoded by the coding sequence ATGCAAATAACAGGTAAAACGAAGATTGTAGGAATATTCGGTTATCCAATCGAACATACCTTCTCACCACCGATGCACAATGCTGCGT
- a CDS encoding cobyric acid synthase, translating into MKYNNYGIKNYMAKSIMIQGTGSYVGKSVIVAGLCRILKQDGFFVAPFKAQNMALNSYITAEGDEIGRAQAMQAEASGIIPTVDINPVLLKSNSDNSVQVIIKGKVHAANISGSDYYRMKDLAWEAVRECYSRLSSQYEVIVIEGAGSPAEVNLKEHDIVNMRVAEMSDAPVILVSDIDRGGVFASIIGTLELLEEDERQRIAGFIINKFRGNLSLLRPGLDFLEKKTGRPVLGVVPFFKDIYIQEEDGVVFDRAQSTEYRVQNTEHRTKLNIAVVRLPHISNFTDFDPFRFESDVKINYVNRPENLRNADAIMLPGTKNTIEDLIAIKNSGIADVIVNMASKGIPVIGICGGYQMLGKVIKDPYHVETHTTEIEGLGLLDIETTLEKEKITSQVEAELVQSSELGVLKGYEIHMGKTLLGNGVRPLFSIRRLTNNKSSETSNHQQTDGAINPDGRIWGCYIHGLFDNDWFRRKLINLWRNDCLQKTSIYQMEREKGFNKLASLLRKHIDMSTIYRIMDNSMYL; encoded by the coding sequence ATGAAATATAATAATTATGGTATAAAAAACTATATGGCTAAGTCTATTATGATACAGGGCACTGGCTCCTATGTCGGGAAAAGTGTGATAGTCGCCGGTCTCTGTCGTATTCTTAAACAGGATGGATTTTTTGTCGCACCTTTCAAGGCACAAAATATGGCGCTCAACTCATACATTACAGCAGAGGGAGACGAGATCGGAAGGGCTCAGGCAATGCAGGCAGAGGCTTCAGGTATCATACCAACGGTTGATATAAATCCTGTTCTTTTGAAGTCAAACTCTGATAACAGTGTGCAGGTTATTATTAAAGGAAAGGTCCATGCTGCAAATATCTCTGGGTCTGATTACTACCGAATGAAGGATCTTGCGTGGGAGGCTGTCAGGGAATGTTACAGTCGTCTGTCATCGCAATATGAGGTCATAGTAATAGAAGGGGCTGGTAGCCCCGCTGAAGTAAATCTAAAGGAACACGATATCGTTAATATGCGTGTTGCTGAGATGTCCGATGCACCGGTGATCCTTGTATCTGATATAGATAGAGGAGGAGTCTTTGCTTCCATAATTGGGACTCTTGAACTTCTTGAAGAGGATGAAAGACAGCGGATCGCAGGTTTTATAATAAATAAGTTCAGGGGTAATCTTTCACTCTTGAGACCAGGACTTGATTTTCTTGAGAAGAAGACAGGGAGACCTGTCCTCGGCGTCGTGCCCTTTTTCAAAGATATATACATCCAGGAAGAGGACGGCGTTGTATTCGATAGAGCACAGAGCACAGAGTATAGGGTACAGAACACAGAACACAGAACTAAGTTGAATATCGCTGTAGTGCGTCTTCCACATATCTCTAATTTTACAGATTTTGACCCCTTCAGGTTTGAGTCTGATGTAAAGATAAACTATGTCAACAGGCCTGAGAATCTAAGAAATGCCGATGCTATCATGCTTCCCGGGACAAAAAATACGATTGAAGACCTTATCGCTATAAAAAATTCAGGTATCGCAGATGTAATAGTAAATATGGCATCTAAAGGCATACCTGTGATAGGGATATGCGGTGGATACCAGATGCTCGGTAAAGTCATAAAAGACCCCTATCATGTCGAGACACATACGACAGAAATTGAAGGACTTGGACTGCTCGACATAGAGACCACACTTGAAAAGGAAAAAATAACATCACAGGTAGAGGCAGAATTAGTTCAAAGTTCAGAGTTGGGGGTATTGAAGGGTTATGAAATACATATGGGGAAGACATTGCTGGGTAATGGAGTCAGACCACTCTTTTCAATCAGAAGATTGACGAATAATAAGTCATCTGAAACCTCAAATCATCAACAAACTGATGGTGCTATAAACCCTGATGGTAGGATATGGGGCTGCTATATTCATGGCTTATTTGATAATGACTGGTTCAGAAGGAAATTGATAAACTTATGGAGGAATGACTGTCTCCAGAAGACATCAATCTACCAGATGGAAAGGGAAAAAGGTTTTAATAAATTAGCATCTTTACTCAGAAAACACATTGACATGAGTACTATTTATAGAATAATGGACAACTCAATGTATCTTTGA
- a CDS encoding PIN domain-containing protein has protein sequence MNGNVLVDTSVWINYFQKANRDLSEKLENLLSDSQIFVPKIVIAGLIQGAHSEKEIAVIANFLDAFKIVDQKEDTWLKAGKLSFGIRKKGKSVNLIDCYIAVIAKEHRCSIYTLDRHFNDISKELGIKLL, from the coding sequence ATGAACGGTAATGTCCTCGTAGATACCTCTGTATGGATTAATTACTTCCAGAAGGCAAATAGAGATTTATCGGAAAAGTTAGAGAACCTTCTTTCGGATTCTCAGATATTTGTCCCGAAGATAGTTATTGCTGGACTCATACAGGGTGCTCATTCAGAGAAAGAAATCGCTGTTATTGCTAACTTTCTCGATGCATTTAAGATTGTAGATCAAAAAGAAGATACATGGCTCAAAGCTGGGAAACTTTCATTCGGTATACGAAAAAAAGGTAAGAGTGTAAATCTAATAGACTGCTATATTGCTGTGATTGCAAAAGAACACAGATGCTCCATCTATACCCTCGATAGACATTTCAACGACATTTCCAAAGAATTAGGAATAAAATTACTGTGA
- a CDS encoding ABC transporter permease translates to MTYLFWKRFSRNPLGVAGGIVVLLLFAVSFFAETIAPYDPNFIDTDNILSHPTKTHPLGTDELGRDVLSRMLLGSRVSLKVGFIAVGIAIMIGIIVGSIAGYYGGRVDNILMRFVDIMLCFPTFFLILAVISILEPSIWNIMIVIGVTAWMDVARLVRAEFLTLKERDYVSAAKAVGSGDIRIIFKQILPNALSPVLVAATMGVAGAILTESALSFLGLGVQPPTPSWGGILTSGKDNIEIAWWLSLFPGLAILMTVLSYNLLGEGIRDAIDPRLR, encoded by the coding sequence ATCACATATCTTTTCTGGAAGAGGTTTAGTAGAAATCCACTCGGTGTAGCAGGTGGTATAGTGGTCCTTTTGCTTTTTGCAGTATCTTTCTTTGCAGAGACAATCGCACCCTATGACCCGAACTTCATAGATACGGATAACATCCTTTCTCATCCAACAAAGACGCATCCACTCGGCACAGACGAGCTCGGCAGGGATGTACTTTCAAGGATGTTGTTGGGCTCCAGGGTTTCGCTCAAGGTAGGTTTTATAGCAGTTGGAATAGCTATAATGATCGGAATAATCGTTGGTTCGATTGCAGGTTACTACGGTGGAAGGGTAGACAATATCCTCATGCGTTTTGTGGATATAATGCTCTGTTTCCCGACATTTTTTCTTATCCTTGCGGTTATCTCAATACTTGAACCGAGTATCTGGAATATTATGATTGTTATAGGTGTAACCGCATGGATGGATGTAGCAAGGCTTGTAAGGGCAGAGTTTCTTACCCTCAAAGAGAGGGACTATGTCTCTGCAGCAAAGGCGGTTGGGTCTGGTGATATAAGGATAATATTCAAACAAATACTGCCAAATGCCCTCTCACCCGTGCTTGTTGCAGCTACGATGGGTGTTGCAGGTGCAATTCTTACAGAATCTGCTCTCAGCTTTCTCGGACTTGGTGTCCAGCCACCAACACCGAGCTGGGGTGGGATACTTACTTCAGGGAAAGACAATATAGAGATAGCATGGTGGCTTTCGCTTTTTCCGGGGCTTGCCATCCTCATGACCGTTCTCAGTTACAATCTTCTCGGTGAAGGCATAAGAGATGCGATAGATCCGAGGTTAAGGTAA
- the glnE gene encoding bifunctional [glutamate--ammonia ligase]-adenylyl-L-tyrosine phosphorylase/[glutamate--ammonia-ligase] adenylyltransferase has product MFLEYIRDYGFKNIQRAEKNIESLNNEIRDKALTISLIEQISKTPDPDIALNNLERLTSCHPRKDKLHGIFTDITSTQNLLTLFSSSQFLSNFILTSPEELLDWILKSETLSSAGEKRSFTRELSSLRREDTAIDGLIPILRRFKNKQILRIGLRDLTGKADFTETAEELSSLAEVIVQSAYAICDRELKKKYGTPSNPAFAIIAMGKLGGTELNFSSDIDLMYIYSETKGETTGHIRISNHEYFTKLAELITKVLSTATEDGFAYRVDLRLRPAGSRGDIAASIDSSELYYESWGQTWERIALLRARPIAGDECLGREFMNRITPFIYRKYLDFSAIEEIRALKSRIDRSVMLKGRGDRDVKRGYGGIREIEFFIQTLQLIYGAREESIQERSTLKALHKLSLKGLLSHEEHLTLSKAYVFFRTVEHRLQIADGRQIHTIPAQIEDIEKLAKRIGYRDESNQKESEAMMEDYYRHTEAVHRIYDNLFQQYKIEPDTEKSNIRSLLEGEISEKRAVGILTGYGFHEPMKAYRNLISIREGEAMSHRTPRFWRILRDIMPYIFEKIISLPDPDLALNHLESFFNSVQQIESFLTLIKEDIRVIDILLNLFGNSEYLSRIAIGHPEIVESLITIEKKRSRSGMLKELSDAVSGCRTSGEMMDAIRRFKYLYEIKIGLEDLVKDAGFIKISHELTRLADTCLTVSLELSERELKERFGVPIGDDSLPAGIAIIGLGKLGGAELTYSSDLDILFVYSRDGQTDKGMSNHEYFSKLAERVCYILSAYTKEGSAFKIDTRLRPTGSKGPIAQSLDRFRHYYISESELWERQALIKSRFIAGDVALGRDFLDVAHTTVYLEPLQDNSAQRIMEMKKRMESELSREDTETIDLKFAPGGIVDIEFLIQYLQLRYGKMHRLLRVPNTFLAFKRIYNKEIITCEEYEIISSAYMFLRIVESRLRLLKSQSSSLLSRDQQKLTSFAKRMGFNSSMQFIEQLENHREKVKVIFERIFCNPQKVK; this is encoded by the coding sequence ATGTTCTTAGAATATATAAGGGATTATGGTTTCAAAAACATTCAGAGGGCAGAGAAAAACATTGAGTCGCTGAATAACGAGATAAGAGATAAGGCGCTCACCATCTCCCTCATAGAACAGATATCAAAGACACCAGACCCTGATATTGCTCTCAATAACCTCGAACGACTTACATCGTGTCATCCCAGAAAGGACAAACTGCACGGGATTTTCACAGATATAACATCTACGCAGAACTTGCTTACACTCTTTAGCAGCAGTCAATTTCTTTCAAACTTTATCCTCACTTCTCCAGAGGAATTGCTGGACTGGATACTGAAATCTGAGACATTGAGCTCTGCCGGGGAGAAGAGGTCATTTACGAGAGAGCTTTCAAGCCTTAGAAGAGAAGATACGGCAATAGATGGTCTGATTCCAATACTCAGGAGATTCAAAAATAAACAGATATTGAGAATCGGACTCAGAGACCTCACAGGAAAGGCAGATTTTACCGAGACAGCAGAAGAACTTTCTTCCCTTGCTGAGGTTATTGTTCAGAGTGCTTATGCGATCTGTGATAGAGAGCTTAAAAAGAAGTATGGGACTCCATCTAACCCTGCCTTTGCAATCATTGCAATGGGAAAACTTGGTGGGACAGAACTCAATTTTAGCTCAGATATAGACCTCATGTATATATACTCCGAGACAAAAGGTGAGACGACAGGACATATACGCATATCAAATCATGAATATTTTACCAAGCTCGCTGAGCTTATAACAAAGGTATTGAGCACCGCTACAGAGGATGGTTTTGCATACAGGGTTGATCTGAGGCTCAGGCCTGCAGGAAGCCGGGGTGATATTGCAGCGTCTATTGATTCCTCTGAATTATATTATGAGTCATGGGGACAGACATGGGAACGTATTGCGTTGCTCAGGGCAAGACCGATTGCTGGAGACGAATGCCTTGGAAGAGAATTTATGAACAGGATAACACCATTCATTTACAGGAAATATCTCGATTTCAGTGCAATAGAAGAGATAAGGGCGCTAAAGTCCAGGATAGATAGAAGTGTGATGCTCAAGGGAAGGGGTGACAGAGATGTCAAGAGGGGCTACGGTGGTATAAGGGAGATAGAGTTCTTTATACAGACACTCCAGCTCATATATGGTGCAAGAGAAGAAAGCATACAGGAGAGAAGTACCCTCAAGGCACTGCATAAACTCAGTCTCAAGGGATTACTTTCGCATGAAGAACACCTGACTCTCTCAAAGGCTTATGTATTTTTTAGGACAGTTGAACACAGGCTTCAGATTGCCGATGGCAGACAGATTCACACAATTCCTGCACAAATTGAAGATATAGAGAAACTTGCGAAGAGGATAGGTTACAGGGATGAAAGCAATCAAAAGGAATCTGAGGCAATGATGGAGGATTACTACAGACATACTGAAGCCGTTCACAGGATATACGATAACCTTTTTCAGCAATATAAGATTGAACCTGATACAGAAAAATCAAACATACGCAGCTTACTCGAAGGTGAGATAAGCGAAAAGAGGGCGGTAGGGATACTTACAGGATATGGATTCCATGAACCAATGAAGGCTTATCGAAATCTCATAAGCATAAGAGAAGGTGAAGCAATGAGCCATAGGACTCCAAGATTCTGGAGGATACTCAGGGATATTATGCCATATATCTTTGAGAAGATTATCAGTCTGCCTGACCCGGATCTTGCCCTCAACCACCTTGAATCATTCTTTAATTCGGTGCAACAGATAGAATCCTTTCTTACACTTATAAAGGAAGATATAAGAGTAATAGATATCCTTCTTAATCTTTTTGGTAACAGTGAGTATCTGTCAAGGATAGCGATCGGTCATCCAGAGATTGTAGAGTCACTGATTACTATCGAGAAGAAGCGAAGCAGGAGTGGGATGCTAAAGGAACTTTCCGATGCTGTTTCTGGATGTAGAACATCTGGAGAGATGATGGATGCCATAAGGCGTTTTAAATACCTTTATGAAATAAAGATAGGACTTGAAGATTTAGTTAAAGATGCAGGTTTCATAAAGATATCCCATGAGCTTACGAGGCTTGCAGATACATGCCTTACAGTATCTCTCGAGCTGTCTGAGAGAGAACTTAAAGAGAGGTTTGGTGTTCCTATTGGTGATGACAGCTTACCTGCAGGAATAGCCATAATAGGTCTTGGAAAACTTGGTGGGGCAGAACTTACATACAGTTCAGACCTCGATATCCTGTTTGTGTATTCGAGGGATGGGCAGACAGATAAAGGTATGAGCAATCATGAATATTTCTCAAAACTTGCCGAAAGGGTTTGTTATATTCTCAGTGCATATACTAAGGAGGGCTCTGCATTCAAGATAGATACGCGTCTGAGACCGACAGGTTCAAAAGGACCTATAGCACAATCTCTTGATAGATTCAGACACTACTATATCAGTGAATCAGAACTATGGGAAAGACAGGCATTGATAAAGTCACGGTTTATTGCGGGAGACGTAGCACTCGGGAGGGACTTTCTTGATGTCGCACATACAACTGTCTATCTTGAACCATTACAGGATAATTCCGCACAGAGGATAATGGAGATGAAAAAGAGGATGGAGTCAGAGTTATCCAGAGAGGATACAGAGACTATAGACCTCAAATTTGCCCCTGGAGGGATTGTTGATATCGAATTTTTAATTCAATATCTACAACTTAGATATGGGAAAATGCACAGACTTCTACGAGTGCCTAACACCTTTCTTGCTTTTAAAAGGATATATAATAAAGAAATTATAACATGCGAAGAATATGAGATTATTAGCTCTGCTTACATGTTCTTAAGGATAGTCGAAAGTAGGCTGAGACTCTTAAAAAGCCAATCATCAAGCCTTCTTTCAAGGGACCAACAGAAACTTACATCGTTTGCCAAACGTATGGGATTCAATTCTTCAATGCAATTTATTGAACAGCTGGAAAATCACAGAGAAAAAGTGAAGGTTATCTTCGAGCGGATATTTTGTAATCCCCAAAAAGTCAAATGA